One window from the genome of Myxococcales bacterium encodes:
- a CDS encoding zf-HC2 domain-containing protein → MLTCQQLTEIITDYTEGRMSWRERFSVQLHLGMCRHCRAYLRQLRTTVKTLGALPPEPMPDDVKAELMRRLRDLKK, encoded by the coding sequence ATGCTAACCTGCCAACAACTCACGGAAATTATCACCGACTACACCGAAGGCCGCATGTCGTGGCGCGAGCGGTTTAGCGTGCAACTACATCTCGGCATGTGTCGGCATTGCCGTGCGTACTTGCGCCAGCTGCGTACCACGGTCAAGACGCTCGGCGCGCTGCCGCCCGAGCCGATGCCCGATGACGTCAAGGCCGAGTTGATGCGTCGCCTGCGCGACCTTAAAAAATAG
- the ggpS gene encoding glucosylglycerol-phosphate synthase codes for MLATDLDGTFLGGSPAERERLYALLRRHRHEVVIIYITGRGLEGVMPLLAMPELPQPDLIICDVGATVVYGKDLQPLQPLQNEIEQQWPGTHAVRRAFDAFAGLHRQHVPQERRCSYYANAADINEALYTRAHELDCDLVFSAGRYLDILPRGINKGTTLDAVVAHLGLPANRVLTAGDTLNDLALLQTTYRGVVVGNAEPSLIAALPPDQQRLYHARHEGAGGILEALRYFDLVSEAELAEVPARVATDADAKAELVMLYHRLPFQEHTRGGVTHFSRHSSPNGIIPTLLGLFRKGQRGAWVAWTEASSRSAAAPVTELAIDADGNLTPGAVDKPLRLERIALTKADIDLYYKKFAKEALWPVLFSFPSKVTIDHDHWAHFVEVNRLFANRTAATAKFGATVWLHDYNLWMVPALLRPQRPDLTLAFFHHTAFPAADIFNILPWARDIVVSLMQCDYLGFHIPRYIENFVDVARAMTGAEIIGRQPCAPRFKTYGCSMGVPEMTHTLRFAGRDVRLGAHPVGIDVDQIERLLAQQIVQARVEALREEFRGKQCVLSVERLDYVKGPIEKLRAFRDMLVAHPELHGKVVLVSICTPAAPGMEVYQGTRRQVDELVGQINGEFSTVGWTPIRYFYRSLPFEELVAYYAACDVAWVTPLRDGLNLVAKEFVAAQAAIGSHGVLVVSEFAGAAVELHGAMLTNPYDGKHLADTLFAALHLDPVDRRLRAERLASIVREHDVAAWGEGFLAAAQQRRVYEPPGS; via the coding sequence GTGCTTGCGACCGACCTCGACGGCACGTTTCTCGGCGGCTCGCCGGCGGAACGCGAACGTCTCTATGCCTTGCTGCGACGTCATCGCCACGAGGTCGTCATTATTTACATTACGGGGCGCGGCCTTGAGGGCGTCATGCCCCTGCTCGCGATGCCCGAGTTACCGCAGCCGGATTTGATCATCTGCGACGTCGGCGCCACCGTGGTGTACGGCAAAGATCTGCAGCCGTTGCAGCCCCTCCAAAACGAAATCGAACAGCAGTGGCCTGGCACCCATGCGGTGCGCCGCGCGTTCGACGCCTTTGCCGGGCTGCACCGCCAACACGTGCCGCAAGAGCGGCGGTGTTCGTATTATGCCAACGCCGCCGACATCAACGAGGCCTTGTATACACGGGCGCACGAGCTTGACTGCGACCTGGTGTTCTCGGCCGGCCGCTATCTCGATATTTTGCCGCGCGGCATCAACAAGGGCACCACGCTTGATGCGGTGGTCGCGCATTTGGGCCTGCCCGCCAATCGCGTGCTGACCGCGGGCGATACGCTCAACGACCTGGCGCTGCTGCAGACCACGTACCGCGGCGTGGTGGTCGGGAATGCGGAGCCTTCGCTGATCGCGGCGCTGCCGCCGGACCAACAACGGCTGTATCATGCGCGGCACGAGGGCGCCGGTGGCATCCTCGAGGCGCTGCGCTATTTTGATTTGGTCAGCGAAGCCGAGCTCGCCGAGGTGCCCGCGCGCGTCGCCACCGATGCCGATGCCAAGGCCGAGCTAGTCATGCTGTATCATCGCCTGCCGTTTCAAGAGCACACGCGCGGCGGCGTCACCCATTTTTCGCGCCATAGCAGCCCCAACGGCATTATTCCGACCTTGCTCGGGCTATTTCGCAAGGGCCAACGCGGCGCATGGGTGGCGTGGACCGAGGCCTCCAGCCGCTCGGCCGCCGCCCCCGTCACCGAGCTCGCGATCGACGCCGACGGCAATCTCACGCCGGGCGCCGTCGACAAGCCGTTGCGCCTGGAGCGCATTGCGCTGACCAAGGCCGACATCGATTTGTACTATAAGAAATTTGCCAAGGAGGCGCTGTGGCCGGTGCTGTTCTCGTTTCCCAGCAAGGTGACGATCGACCACGACCACTGGGCACACTTCGTCGAGGTCAATCGCCTCTTTGCCAACCGCACCGCCGCGACCGCCAAGTTTGGCGCCACGGTGTGGTTGCACGACTACAATCTGTGGATGGTGCCCGCGCTGCTGCGCCCACAGCGACCGGATCTAACGCTTGCGTTTTTCCATCACACTGCGTTCCCGGCGGCCGATATCTTCAACATCTTGCCGTGGGCGCGCGACATCGTGGTTAGCCTCATGCAGTGCGACTACCTTGGTTTTCACATCCCGCGCTACATCGAAAACTTTGTCGACGTCGCGCGCGCCATGACCGGTGCCGAGATCATCGGCCGCCAGCCGTGCGCGCCGCGCTTTAAGACCTACGGCTGCTCGATGGGCGTCCCCGAGATGACCCACACCCTGCGCTTTGCCGGACGCGACGTGCGCCTCGGCGCGCATCCCGTCGGCATCGACGTCGACCAGATCGAACGCTTGCTGGCACAACAAATCGTCCAGGCGCGCGTCGAGGCGCTGCGCGAGGAGTTTCGCGGCAAGCAATGCGTGCTTTCGGTGGAGCGGCTCGACTACGTCAAAGGCCCTATTGAAAAGCTTCGAGCATTTCGCGACATGCTGGTAGCGCACCCCGAGCTGCACGGTAAGGTGGTGCTGGTATCGATCTGCACGCCCGCCGCGCCCGGCATGGAGGTGTATCAGGGCACGCGGCGACAGGTAGACGAGCTGGTAGGCCAAATCAACGGCGAGTTCTCGACCGTTGGCTGGACGCCAATTCGCTACTTCTATCGCTCGCTGCCGTTTGAGGAGCTGGTCGCCTACTATGCCGCGTGCGACGTCGCCTGGGTCACGCCCCTGCGCGATGGGCTTAACCTGGTCGCCAAGGAATTCGTCGCGGCGCAGGCGGCGATTGGCAGCCACGGCGTGCTGGTGGTATCGGAGTTTGCCGGTGCCGCGGTCGAGTTACACGGCGCCATGCTCACCAATCCTTACGATGGCAAGCACCTCGCCGACACCCTATTCGCCGCGCTACACTTGGATCCGGTCGACCGCCGGTTGCGCGCGGAGCGCCTGGCCTCCATCGTGCGCGAGCACGACGTCGCCGCGTGGGGCGAGGGATTTCTCGCGGCGGCGCAGCAGCGGCGCGTGTATGAGCCGCCGGGTAGCTGA
- a CDS encoding sigma-70 family RNA polymerase sigma factor yields MTTDETTLIARLLANDEAAFSALIDRHHGSLLRLAQTFVSSRGVAEEVVQDTWLAVLEGLPRFEGRSSLKSWIFRILCNQAKTRGVREHRSVPFSAFGAEGDDQFAAVDEGRFTAGGHWQQPPQRWDDHTPERLLVNQRAMQHLQGALDALPPGQRAVVVLRDVEGVPSEEVCNILELSETNQRVLLHRARATLRTVLEPHVEGR; encoded by the coding sequence ATGACGACCGATGAAACGACGCTGATCGCACGCCTGCTCGCCAACGACGAGGCGGCGTTCTCGGCACTCATCGATCGCCACCATGGCTCGCTGCTGCGCCTAGCGCAGACGTTTGTCTCCAGCCGCGGCGTTGCCGAAGAGGTTGTCCAAGACACGTGGCTCGCGGTGCTCGAGGGCTTGCCGCGGTTTGAAGGCCGCAGCTCGCTGAAAAGTTGGATCTTCCGCATCCTGTGCAATCAGGCCAAGACGCGCGGCGTGCGCGAACATCGCTCGGTGCCATTTTCGGCGTTTGGCGCGGAGGGCGACGATCAATTCGCCGCGGTGGACGAAGGCCGCTTCACCGCGGGCGGCCATTGGCAACAACCACCCCAACGCTGGGACGACCACACCCCCGAGCGCTTGCTGGTCAACCAGCGCGCGATGCAACACTTACAGGGCGCGCTCGATGCGCTGCCGCCCGGCCAACGCGCCGTGGTGGTGTTGCGAGACGTTGAAGGCGTGCCCAGCGAAGAAGTTTGTAACATCCTCGAGCTTTCCGAGACCAATCAACGCGTCCTACTCCACCGCGCCCGCGCGACGTTGCGGACCGTCTTGGAGCCACACGTGGAGGGGAGGTAA
- a CDS encoding YceI family protein, with product MSKQFLASSTLTTLAASFILMATTAMPAAADTYSLAGVEAKLISVQFESQMEVEDIIGTSHQATGSVTLDDKAAAFKLEVPVASLRTGIDLRDENIRSDAWLDAAKFPTISFAGTSIVKSGTSYKVSGTFTMRGKSKPVTVTADVREIAADDAKKLGLGDSKWVRIRSAFTVQLSDFGIKIPGMTASKVNNTWTVKVSLFAKASTK from the coding sequence ATGTCCAAGCAATTTTTAGCCTCCTCCACCCTCACCACGCTGGCTGCCAGCTTCATCTTGATGGCGACCACGGCTATGCCCGCCGCCGCCGACACCTATTCGTTGGCAGGCGTCGAGGCCAAGCTGATCTCGGTGCAATTCGAGTCGCAGATGGAGGTCGAGGACATCATCGGCACCTCGCATCAAGCCACCGGTTCGGTGACGCTGGATGACAAGGCCGCGGCGTTTAAGCTCGAGGTGCCGGTCGCCTCACTGCGCACCGGTATTGACTTGCGCGATGAGAACATCCGCTCGGATGCGTGGCTCGATGCCGCGAAATTCCCGACCATCTCGTTCGCCGGCACGTCGATCGTAAAAAGCGGCACGAGCTATAAAGTCAGCGGCACCTTCACCATGCGCGGCAAGAGCAAGCCGGTGACGGTGACGGCCGATGTGCGCGAGATCGCCGCCGACGACGCCAAAAAACTCGGCCTGGGTGACAGCAAGTGGGTGCGCATTCGCAGCGCGTTCACCGTGCAGCTCTCAGATTTTGGCATCAAAATTCCCGGCATGACCGCGTCCAAGGTGAACAACACCTGGACGGTCAAGGTCAGCCTGTTTGCCAAGGCGAGCACGAAATGA
- a CDS encoding NAD-dependent epimerase/dehydratase family protein, with the protein MRWFLAGLGYTAREVALQLRTKGVEIAGCGRGPNVSQWRDIGVQAIASDMSRLFDTQLACDVAVIFVPPSKPVTLAETQIAQRFVAAGAQQLIYVSSTGVYAAGSGALVDETWPTRPLSATGEARLAVEQALLATVRDIAAATTAPPPRLAIARVAGIYGPGRAPWDKVKAGEYRLIDGGTTAVSRIHVTDLARAIVALGQHGGNGIYNVADDDPASAKEVVDAVCAATPCPAPPELAAADVPSEVSAMLLADRRIDASKLKADAHWTPHYPSWRDAWRTALLG; encoded by the coding sequence ATGCGGTGGTTTCTCGCTGGACTTGGCTATACGGCGCGCGAGGTGGCGCTCCAATTGCGCACCAAGGGGGTCGAGATCGCAGGGTGTGGTCGCGGCCCCAACGTCTCGCAATGGCGCGACATCGGCGTGCAGGCCATCGCCAGCGACATGTCGCGCTTGTTCGATACGCAGCTCGCATGCGACGTGGCGGTGATCTTCGTGCCACCAAGCAAGCCGGTGACGCTGGCGGAAACCCAGATCGCCCAGCGCTTTGTCGCGGCCGGGGCCCAGCAGCTGATCTATGTGTCTTCAACCGGTGTCTATGCGGCGGGCAGCGGGGCCTTGGTGGATGAAACGTGGCCAACGCGGCCCCTCTCAGCCACGGGCGAAGCGCGCCTCGCGGTCGAGCAAGCCCTCTTGGCGACGGTGCGCGATATTGCCGCGGCCACCACCGCGCCGCCGCCGCGTTTGGCGATTGCGCGGGTCGCTGGCATCTACGGCCCGGGGCGAGCCCCGTGGGACAAGGTCAAGGCCGGTGAGTACCGCCTGATCGACGGCGGCACCACCGCGGTCAGCCGCATTCACGTTACCGATCTAGCACGCGCGATCGTGGCACTCGGGCAACACGGCGGCAATGGCATCTACAACGTCGCCGATGACGATCCGGCATCGGCCAAGGAAGTCGTGGACGCGGTCTGCGCGGCAACGCCTTGCCCCGCGCCGCCCGAGCTCGCCGCCGCCGACGTGCCATCCGAGGTGAGCGCCATGCTACTCGCCGACCGCCGCATTGATGCCAGCAAGCTCAAGGCCGACGCGCATTGGACGCCTCATTATCCAAGCTGGCGCGATGCGTGGCGTACCGCGCTATTGGGCTAG
- a CDS encoding endonuclease/exonuclease/phosphatase family protein, whose product MQLRVLSYNVHKCIGGVDRRYQPQRIAETISHYAPDIVMLQEVDHGAKRSNGDQQTHLLADLCGLPHHTWFPNVQVSGGGEYGNAVLSRWPIVQTANVDLTVPLKKRRSVLHAEIRLRSAQGPGPADDVDRTLHVFNMHLGLARYERHLQLARFLACQPFAGLHQRTPLIVGGDFNDVYGGLGKLLAPAGFVGPARPPRTFPAWAPLRALDSLYVRGDAELHRVFRGEIEVAKRASDHLPIVAELTLAAAKGL is encoded by the coding sequence ATGCAGCTGCGCGTGCTTTCGTACAATGTCCACAAATGCATTGGCGGCGTCGATCGACGCTATCAGCCCCAGCGGATCGCCGAAACCATTTCGCACTATGCGCCCGACATCGTCATGCTGCAAGAAGTCGACCACGGCGCCAAGCGATCTAACGGCGATCAGCAAACTCATTTGCTAGCCGACCTGTGCGGCCTCCCGCACCACACCTGGTTTCCAAATGTGCAAGTCAGCGGCGGCGGCGAGTATGGCAATGCGGTGCTTTCGCGGTGGCCCATCGTACAGACCGCCAACGTCGACCTCACCGTGCCGCTTAAAAAACGTCGCAGCGTGCTGCACGCGGAAATCCGCCTCCGCAGCGCGCAGGGGCCTGGGCCCGCGGACGATGTAGATCGCACGCTGCATGTCTTCAACATGCATCTCGGGCTCGCGCGGTACGAACGCCATTTGCAGCTCGCGCGCTTTCTCGCGTGCCAACCGTTTGCGGGCCTACATCAGCGCACCCCGCTCATCGTCGGCGGCGACTTTAACGACGTCTATGGCGGCCTCGGCAAGCTGCTAGCACCCGCGGGCTTTGTCGGCCCCGCGCGGCCACCGCGAACCTTTCCGGCGTGGGCGCCGCTGCGCGCCCTCGACAGCCTCTACGTGCGCGGCGATGCCGAGCTGCATCGCGTCTTTCGCGGCGAAATCGAGGTTGCCAAGCGTGCCAGCGATCATCTGCCGATTGTCGCCGAGCTAACGCTTGCGGCCGCCAAGGGCCTCTAG
- a CDS encoding YXWGXW repeat-containing protein: MQWKKTCRLLIASSMVIANLVGVAAADPDGDKGRDKRGDRDRTHTPGQIGLTGSAHITLGTPNSAPPAARQERARARRGSVWVPGSWQWRNSQWRWQAGRFERARRQQRWQQGQWKQDGANWSWVDHRWEPAPLTPDHAPPAPRVERTPRARWGSVWVAGDWRWQNGAWQWQAGHFERQRARQRFVPRTWKQENSTWIQTGGWTIAPMQPDFAPPAPRVETAVAGRGRIWVNGRWTWKNGDWHWQAGFRQRAQRDKTYVAGRWEQRGSTWMWIDASWQ; this comes from the coding sequence ATGCAGTGGAAAAAAACGTGTCGCCTGCTCATCGCGTCGTCGATGGTCATCGCAAATCTAGTAGGAGTTGCCGCCGCCGATCCCGATGGGGACAAAGGCCGCGACAAGCGTGGAGACCGTGATCGAACTCACACGCCGGGGCAAATCGGTCTTACCGGAAGCGCCCATATTACCTTAGGCACACCCAACTCGGCGCCACCCGCCGCTCGGCAAGAGCGCGCGCGAGCGCGGCGGGGCTCGGTCTGGGTGCCGGGCAGCTGGCAATGGCGCAACTCGCAATGGCGATGGCAGGCCGGCCGCTTCGAGCGCGCGCGTCGCCAGCAGCGCTGGCAGCAAGGCCAGTGGAAACAAGATGGCGCCAATTGGTCGTGGGTCGATCATCGCTGGGAGCCCGCGCCGCTAACGCCAGATCATGCGCCTCCCGCGCCTCGCGTTGAACGCACCCCGCGTGCGCGTTGGGGCAGCGTTTGGGTCGCTGGCGATTGGCGTTGGCAAAATGGCGCCTGGCAATGGCAGGCCGGCCACTTCGAGCGCCAGCGCGCCCGCCAACGCTTTGTGCCGCGGACATGGAAACAGGAAAATTCGACGTGGATCCAAACCGGCGGCTGGACCATCGCGCCGATGCAGCCCGACTTCGCGCCGCCCGCACCTCGCGTCGAAACCGCCGTGGCCGGTCGCGGCCGTATTTGGGTGAACGGCCGCTGGACGTGGAAAAATGGCGATTGGCATTGGCAGGCCGGCTTTCGCCAGCGCGCGCAACGCGACAAGACCTATGTCGCCGGTCGCTGGGAGCAACGCGGCTCCACGTGGATGTGGATCGACGCCAGCTGGCAGTAG
- a CDS encoding c-type cytochrome, translated as MSYWTRSGVVRIALIWTLASACGSDLPPPVPLTASPQRDGDAVTGYDYLVYGDYVSSGIPLDVFTEFFGGNSPQDLDRTGDSEGIPYAFNVIEKEGAKFVAPSCLTCHAERLRGELIIGLGDNSSDFTQNQGTAFFAADGLVRDRYGEDSPQWRGYLPVSRAYKAMAPYIVTQTPGVNPADKIFAVLSAHRDPVTLAWLDEPLYELRTAVVPTDVPPWWVMKKKHALYYNGLGRGDFGRLSSASGLLSMAGLDDAAAADAQFPDLMAWMRTLQAPPYPFEIDDALATRGAAVFERTCTRCHGTYGDDDATEGYPNLLVPLETIGTDALLASLYAEYPQYHSWYNESWFAQGEGAAQLLPNEGYVAPPLDGIWATAPYLHNGSVPTLADLLQSSARPAYFERDLSNSNYDEARLGWSYEAKSDGTSTNTYNTTLPGYGNGGHTFGDELSAADRAALLEYLKTL; from the coding sequence ATGTCGTATTGGACGAGATCAGGCGTTGTGCGCATTGCGTTGATTTGGACCTTGGCGTCCGCATGTGGCAGCGACCTGCCGCCGCCGGTGCCACTTACGGCCTCGCCGCAGCGCGATGGCGACGCGGTGACGGGCTATGACTATTTAGTCTACGGCGACTATGTCAGCAGCGGCATTCCCCTCGATGTCTTCACCGAATTCTTCGGCGGCAACTCTCCGCAAGATTTGGACCGCACCGGCGACAGCGAGGGCATCCCGTATGCATTTAACGTAATCGAGAAGGAAGGTGCCAAGTTCGTGGCGCCATCGTGTCTGACGTGTCACGCCGAGCGCCTGCGCGGCGAGCTAATCATTGGCCTAGGCGACAACAGCAGCGATTTTACGCAAAACCAGGGCACCGCGTTTTTCGCCGCCGATGGACTGGTGCGCGATCGCTATGGCGAAGACTCGCCGCAATGGCGCGGCTACCTGCCCGTAAGTCGCGCGTACAAGGCGATGGCGCCTTACATTGTCACGCAGACGCCGGGCGTCAATCCGGCCGACAAGATCTTCGCCGTGCTGTCGGCGCATCGCGACCCGGTGACGCTGGCTTGGCTAGACGAACCGCTCTACGAACTGCGAACCGCGGTGGTACCAACCGATGTGCCGCCGTGGTGGGTGATGAAGAAGAAGCATGCGCTCTATTACAATGGCCTAGGGCGCGGCGACTTTGGCCGCTTGTCGTCGGCATCGGGCCTCCTCAGCATGGCGGGCCTCGACGATGCCGCGGCCGCCGATGCGCAGTTCCCCGATTTGATGGCGTGGATGCGCACGCTGCAGGCCCCACCATACCCGTTTGAAATCGATGACGCGTTGGCGACGCGCGGCGCCGCGGTGTTTGAACGCACCTGCACGCGCTGCCACGGCACGTATGGCGACGACGATGCTACCGAAGGGTATCCCAACTTGCTTGTCCCGCTTGAGACCATCGGCACCGACGCGTTGCTCGCAAGCCTCTATGCAGAGTATCCCCAGTACCACTCTTGGTATAATGAGAGCTGGTTTGCGCAGGGCGAGGGCGCGGCGCAACTCTTGCCCAACGAGGGCTACGTCGCGCCGCCACTCGATGGCATCTGGGCGACGGCGCCGTATTTGCATAACGGCTCAGTGCCGACGCTGGCCGATCTGCTGCAAAGCAGCGCGCGCCCAGCCTACTTTGAACGCGATCTAAGCAACTCCAATTACGACGAGGCGAGGCTCGGCTGGAGCTACGAGGCAAAAAGCGACGGTACGTCGACGAATACCTACAACACCACGCTACCCGGCTACGGCAACGGCGGCCATACGTTTGGCGATGAGCTCAGCGCGGCCGATCGCGCGGCGTTGCTGGAGTACCTGAAAACGCTATGA
- a CDS encoding prepilin-type N-terminal cleavage/methylation domain-containing protein: MKPSHLPKRPSSQDGFTLTELVVTVAVVGVVAAVAAINTGRRDAHARTAVLDAAAPALSKASRVVNYSDASPADAIALSLPPEVRGRVVINPVLCSALSATERDSADELCDVSFSGNSSYYLFYAGANLKVLEIKVEVLRAGNPPFFEKLATSYVPLLWPTSNGHSTLAVCRAAGANVTTKCTADCTSIPKASPINLMNNSSIVTKVQQVSGYVAGVTPLPECDTVGSGWAGQSYCYYNGTCDPVTYWFLTAPHSKTWVRTGNISLSRISLSYTGSIARYNSW, from the coding sequence GTGAAGCCTTCTCATCTGCCGAAACGTCCGTCCAGCCAGGACGGGTTCACTCTTACGGAACTCGTCGTGACGGTTGCCGTCGTTGGCGTCGTAGCGGCGGTCGCCGCGATTAATACTGGCAGGCGAGATGCGCATGCGCGTACCGCCGTCTTAGATGCTGCGGCACCGGCGCTGTCCAAGGCAAGTCGGGTCGTCAACTATTCTGATGCGAGTCCGGCCGATGCCATTGCGCTGTCACTGCCGCCCGAGGTGCGCGGCCGCGTCGTGATCAACCCCGTGTTGTGCTCGGCACTTTCGGCAACCGAACGCGACTCAGCCGACGAACTGTGCGACGTCTCGTTTTCTGGCAACAGCAGCTACTACCTCTTTTATGCCGGGGCGAATCTCAAGGTTCTGGAGATCAAGGTCGAGGTGCTGCGGGCAGGCAATCCGCCCTTCTTCGAAAAGCTTGCCACCTCCTACGTGCCGCTGCTTTGGCCTACGTCAAATGGCCATAGCACGCTGGCGGTGTGCAGAGCCGCCGGCGCCAACGTTACAACGAAGTGTACGGCCGACTGCACGAGCATTCCAAAGGCCTCGCCCATCAACCTCATGAACAACTCAAGCATTGTAACTAAAGTTCAACAGGTAAGCGGCTATGTGGCGGGCGTAACCCCGCTGCCCGAATGTGACACCGTGGGCTCAGGCTGGGCCGGCCAATCGTACTGCTACTACAACGGCACCTGCGACCCGGTGACGTACTGGTTTCTGACGGCGCCGCACTCAAAAACGTGGGTGCGCACCGGCAACATCTCGCTGTCGCGCATTTCGCTCAGCTATACCGGCTCGATTGCACGTTACAACTCCTGGTAG
- a CDS encoding SPFH/Band 7/PHB domain protein has protein sequence MNFAESVVVGLIATPFIISAVLWFLRIIGFYDIVPERTAHAYVLFGNVLGVVREPGLTLLWFAIGPQALLVRLFGTRHVVDMRLDQEYLRSQPVNSEEGAPMGIGIWYEMFVNDPLAFLFKNADPKGSLRANVSNATVRCLSNMPLVNMLVTRHEMSMAVRDEVSAKSNEWGYATGSVYIRKVHFRDGEMIRQIEEKVVNRLRQVTSAIRQDGTNQVNIIRSTAERQAAIEFARAAAQRPYIVGSALAAISQDQQISTAMFELLELQNLLNGGAKITLVPGGKPMLPQLLASVPR, from the coding sequence ATGAATTTTGCCGAATCCGTCGTCGTCGGCCTCATCGCCACGCCATTTATCATCAGCGCCGTGTTGTGGTTCTTACGCATCATTGGCTTTTACGACATCGTGCCCGAGCGCACGGCGCATGCCTACGTGCTGTTTGGCAACGTGCTCGGCGTCGTCCGCGAGCCTGGGCTTACCTTGCTGTGGTTTGCGATTGGGCCGCAGGCGCTGCTCGTGCGCTTATTTGGCACGCGCCACGTGGTCGACATGCGCCTCGATCAAGAATATCTACGCAGCCAGCCGGTCAACTCCGAAGAAGGCGCGCCAATGGGCATTGGCATCTGGTACGAGATGTTCGTCAACGATCCGCTGGCATTCTTGTTTAAAAATGCTGATCCCAAGGGCTCGCTGCGCGCCAACGTCAGCAACGCCACGGTGCGCTGCCTATCGAACATGCCACTGGTAAACATGCTGGTGACACGGCACGAGATGAGCATGGCGGTGCGCGACGAGGTCAGCGCCAAGAGCAATGAGTGGGGCTATGCCACCGGCTCGGTGTATATCCGCAAGGTGCATTTTCGCGATGGCGAGATGATCCGGCAGATCGAGGAAAAGGTGGTCAACCGCCTGCGCCAAGTCACCTCAGCGATTCGCCAGGACGGCACCAACCAGGTAAATATTATTCGCAGCACCGCCGAGCGCCAGGCCGCCATCGAGTTTGCGCGCGCGGCGGCGCAGAGGCCGTACATTGTCGGCAGCGCCTTGGCCGCGATTTCGCAAGATCAGCAAATTTCCACCGCTATGTTCGAGCTGCTCGAGCTGCAAAACTTGCTCAACGGTGGCGCCAAGATCACGCTGGTGCCGGGCGGCAAGCCCATGCTGCCACAGCTGCTGGCCTCGGTGCCGCGGTAG
- a CDS encoding SPFH domain-containing protein, translating into MIALLTQLGSKGVLFGAAIYLFVRYGVFGFFIVDQSQRAVKTRLGKAIRRPGSGVSRGTPGSAAMRPDEQARYTYPIVDVYQPGFYFKWPWEKVHKVSVATVTINMAVDPEDPRANRGGQVLEAVTKDQLNIGLVGQLRFRIAESNLYAYLFGVKRPVVHTMGYFVSILRQHIANFQAPIHDGSDAQDNAGASGVSINDLRKHLRSINETMDQDCATSAARYGIELDASLITSIDPPAEVESALAAINTAHNHVSSEVSLAQASADQKLVQSKRAVEIETLNAHAEVEPLVQLANQLTELKRAGGAPSIEAYTRNVRLSLYARAKEAIVEVQP; encoded by the coding sequence ATGATAGCTTTACTGACCCAACTTGGGTCCAAGGGCGTCTTGTTCGGCGCCGCGATCTACCTGTTCGTGCGCTACGGCGTGTTCGGGTTTTTTATTGTCGATCAAAGCCAGCGCGCGGTGAAGACGCGCCTGGGCAAGGCGATTAGGCGTCCGGGATCGGGCGTCAGCCGCGGCACGCCGGGCAGCGCGGCGATGAGGCCCGATGAGCAGGCGCGCTACACCTATCCCATCGTCGACGTCTACCAGCCAGGGTTCTACTTTAAGTGGCCCTGGGAGAAAGTACACAAGGTATCGGTCGCCACGGTAACTATTAATATGGCCGTCGATCCGGAAGATCCGCGCGCCAATCGCGGCGGCCAAGTCTTGGAGGCGGTGACCAAGGATCAGCTCAATATTGGCCTCGTCGGCCAGCTGCGTTTCCGCATCGCCGAGAGCAATTTGTACGCTTATCTGTTCGGCGTCAAACGGCCGGTCGTCCACACCATGGGCTATTTCGTCTCGATCTTGCGCCAACACATCGCCAACTTTCAGGCGCCCATTCACGACGGCAGCGACGCGCAAGACAACGCCGGCGCCTCGGGCGTTTCGATCAACGATCTGCGCAAGCATCTGCGCTCGATCAATGAGACCATGGACCAAGATTGCGCGACGTCGGCGGCGCGCTACGGCATCGAGCTCGACGCCTCGTTAATTACTAGCATCGATCCCCCCGCCGAAGTTGAAAGCGCCTTGGCCGCGATTAACACGGCACACAACCACGTGTCGTCTGAGGTCAGCCTAGCGCAGGCATCGGCCGATCAAAAACTGGTGCAGTCCAAGCGCGCGGTCGAGATCGAAACGCTCAACGCGCACGCCGAGGTCGAGCCGCTGGTGCAGCTTGCCAATCAACTCACCGAGCTCAAGCGCGCGGGTGGCGCGCCGTCGATTGAGGCCTATACGCGCAACGTGCGGCTTTCGCTCTATGCGCGGGCCAAGGAAGCCATTGTGGAGGTGCAACCATGA